The DNA sequence GTACGTGATGTTGATCGTCGCGAAATCCGGCGCGCCGCCCTTGAGCAGCGCCAGCTCCGCCGCATCGGATTCCACGCCGCCCAGCGGGCAGAGCGACGTGAACTCCGGCGTCGTCATGAAGATCTCGTAGTCCCGGTCCGCGTACGGGTTCGGGAAGGTCTCAAGCAGTTCCGGCTGTGGCATGGCAGGTCAGGAATCGCGCAGGCGGCGCGAGTGGTCATCGAGGATGCGACGTTCCTCGTCGGTGAGTCCGTCGAGGCCGTGCGTGAGGATCTTGTCGAGGATTGCGTCCACCGTCGGCGGCACGGCGGGCTCCCCCGCCGCGCGCGGCAACGCCGGGCGCTCGGGGTCGGCGCGACGGCGCGCCGCCGCGGCGTTGCTGCGGGCCACCACGTCGTCGATGGTCTCGCGCTGGCCGCGCGCGCGCGGCGAACTCTTCGGGATCGCCCGCGGCGGCTGATCCTCGGGCGGCTCGTCCGGCTGTGCCGACACGCCATCGCGGATCCGCTCCACGAGCAACACGTGCGTCGCGCGGGTGAAGAGCCACGCGGCGCCCAGGCCGCCCAGATGCGCCAACGCCGCGCCGCCGCCGCCGATCGGCTCCTGGAGTGCCGTCAACAGCAGCACCGCCGCCACGAAGGCCGCCGCCCAACGTACGCGCACCGTGAACCCGCCCGCGAGGATGCGTTCCTCCGCCCCCCAGCGCAGCGCATGCGCCGCCAACACGCCGAGGGCGACGCTTGTTGCGCCGAGCAGCGGTGCCGTGCCGCCGACGAACAGGTGCACCATCCATCCGCCCAGCGCGGCGAACGCTGCGAATCCCACGAATCGCCGCGGCCCCCAGATGCGCTCGAGGCGCGGACCGAACACGAGCAGCACGTACACCGCCAGCGCCAACAGCGTCGCGCTCGGCTGCACGAGGGAGTAGGTCGCCGCGGACCA is a window from the Pseudogemmatithrix spongiicola genome containing:
- a CDS encoding rhomboid family intramembrane serine protease is translated as MAERPTERPMERAPLVPPATFALVATLVGVHFLRWTVLRPEVLVEALAFHRGDLDAGRWWSAATYSLVQPSATLLALAVYVLLVFGPRLERIWGPRRFVGFAAFAALGGWMVHLFVGGTAPLLGATSVALGVLAAHALRWGAEERILAGGFTVRVRWAAAFVAAVLLLTALQEPIGGGGAALAHLGGLGAAWLFTRATHVLLVERIRDGVSAQPDEPPEDQPPRAIPKSSPRARGQRETIDDVVARSNAAAARRRADPERPALPRAAGEPAVPPTVDAILDKILTHGLDGLTDEERRILDDHSRRLRDS